In the Rhododendron vialii isolate Sample 1 chromosome 2a, ASM3025357v1 genome, TCCTCCCGAATCCTAAGAGATCGATCGCGAATAGCCGGTACTTTGATTTAGCAGATTTGGAGAAATTCGGGAACAGGGTCTCGGTCCAAAACGCAGACGATGAGATGAAGCCGTGAATGAACAGCACATCCTCTTGCTTGTTCTCTGACAAATCAAACCCAACTTAAACTTTCAATATTTGGAGAAATTGGCCGTTAGATATTATACtccattcggctaaataaacaaggtgacttatttttttgtcattatttaaatttttttcgtatttgttaatttttcgtcaattttttgaaaattattgcatcgtcatgaagagaggaatctaaaaaataaaaaattatgatcgaaatcaaaaaaattttaaataaagacgaaaatatttgCTAATAAATTTGCTTATTAGCaaatattttcgtttttatttaaaaaaattttgatttcgatcataagtttttactttttaaattcctctcgttatgatgatgcaataatctccaaaaaattaatgaaaaactaacaaatacgaaaaaaaattaaataaagacaaaaaaattagccACTTGACTTATGTAACCGAATGGCCCCTGAAAAGTCAATATCTGATTACGTagaattttgtcttttctcACATCGCCTGTTAGTATAGTATTaagaaatattatgttaccatgttttctaggctttatttttttaaaacaaaaaatgtatctTGTGGATGTGCTGGTGAATGATTGTTGAGTATGGTAGCAGCGGAATACCAAATTAAACATTTTACCTTTGGCTCCGTCAGCAAGGACGAATAGAGTTTCTTTCGAAGAAGAGGTCCAAGAAGTGCAAGTTTTGCAATCGCAATCGGACCACCTCGGTACGGGATGAGACTGATCCCCTCTGATCCTGCCATGTAGCATCTCGACGATGGTCGAGTTAACAGTGAACGTCGACCGGACCTTCCCGGATCTCTTGATCTTCTCCCAAGAAGATTGTATCACGGTGCCTTCCAGCTTCAACCTCTTGAGCTCGTTAACCGTAGATTTCGACACCTCTGAGACCAACGACGGACGAGTGAAGAGGGTGTCCGAGATGTCCTCCAGCTGCAACCTGCTGGAGCTGAGGCACACGATCTTAGACTCCCCTTGTTCGGAGACCAAAATGTTTCCACTGCTCGTGATCGCTTCTTTGGCCGGAGAGCAGTAACAGGGCTTCCATTCGGCTTCGATGAAGAAATCAGCGACTCTGTATACGTAACAGAGGATGAAATCAAGAACGTCCAGGAGTGAGAAAATGACGAAGCTCAAGACCTCGTTAATGGCTCTCCCTGTCACAATCAAAACTGATTTGGATTTTCCCATAACATACATTTTCTCGAGAAAATTTAAAATCCACCACCGACCCACAAGAAAAGACTTTGGAGTGGTGGTGGAaagatatagagagagggaaagggtgGGCGGGATTCACGAAGGTGGTGTTAATTTGCCAGACATTTTGGcttttttattgttgttgaaGACTCAGAAAATGTCATGGTACAGGTAAGGCCACTTGGTAGTGTTTTTCGGTCGTGTTTGTGATTTAGGAAATATGAGAGATTTGCCAAGAAGGCCAACAGAAGAAAATGGGTCGTCGTTGTTGGAGGTTTTCTGCAATTGGGTCATTCACACAACCCACATTTGCACAACCTTGTTGAATTTGAGGAATGCGTGTATGATTTTCTTCTCTTAAAAACAACtactatacatacatacatatatatatatatatatatagagagagagagagagagagagagagagagagagagagaggcctaGATGGAGAATAATCAAGGGGTACACTTGAATGAATTAAGATGGTTTGTTGGCCAAGGGAAAAAGGTTGGGTGGTAGTTGAACCTCCAGCGGAAAGAAACAAGGAAATCTCCCCCTTCCCACAAGCAGAATGCAGCCGAAAACAAGCTAGTTTTCTTTCCTCCACACATTCCTATTTCAGAATTACTCTCGTGAGAAAATCTTTCTTTAGTGTTTTAAACAAGTGTTTATAGCATTCAATTGAGATcgtccaaaattattttggacggtcaagatattaataaaactttttcggagaagcgttaattgtgaccggtcataattgaaaacgaatctcagctATTAATTGCGCGAATAGACTGCTGATATTGCTCACGGAGCCTCCATGAAAAAGACCATCTCTACTTTCATAGACTTCACCAAACATACTCtacaagttttttcttttaaacttctCAACGGTAATTTGATTTTCGCACCCCTTTTGTTTTATAACCCAAACAAGCTAGTTTTCGGGACGGAtcaatctcttttttttgtattcttgtGATGTTAATTTACACTGTTGAAAACCGACAGAAAGAGTCTTTCGTTTAATCGTTCGAAAACTCTAGATAGGGACCTTGAATTACAGTACAACCCATGTTACCCTAAAGTACTCTAAAGTAGCATTACCAATAAATGTTTGGGAAATTTTTTCAAAGTGAACAGGTGGATGAAATCTCGTGAATTTATTGCTGTTTGTCTCTGGGCCACATGGGGCCTAATATTAGGAGCCAACCCTTCACCAGACTCCGCCTCCTAGACTCCCCTATAAATGCAGAGGTCACCAGTTTAGTCGGGTTGATCATTTGAGAAATATCTATGGATCATAAAAATGTTGGTGAGGAGATGGCATGCAATTCTTTGAGTTAATTATGTATGATGAATAGggaaaaatgattttgcacttttcaaatttttttttttttttttggaacaaggATATGCTATATATACTTCAAATGTGAAAAGTTTATGAAAAGCTAAGCTGCTAAAGGACAGTTTTGTACGCGAAAAAAAGCAATAAAAGAGGTTAAAAAAAGCTAGGGTGCAAACAGACTGATTAAAATCCAGCCATCCAGGCAAGATTAAAGACATTGATTATGAACGTGGACTAAAAAAGCGAATATCATTTTGTGCAACTATAACATATTATCGAAGggagaaacttattcatggaGCCTCTATGAACAAAGCAGCTCAAATCTCATGCGGCCGTCTCAGCTTTTGACGGTCCAGATTTTGATAAAACTTTAAactcttttcaagataaattttattaaaatttgaaccgtccaaaatcgaaacGGACGGTCGAGATTGCGCCTCCGTAACAGgcccgtgaataagtttttctgaTCATGGAATCTTCGAATTTGCTACTGTATTAATGTTCTGAACTTTAGTTATTGCATGCAGTTGCACTACATGCCAAATGTTTATTAAGGTACTACTATTTGAATCATCTGCGTAACAGTCCCGCATATCATGCAAGGCTTGTGTGTTTGGTAGCCCTCCTTACTCCTTAGGTGCATTAATTCTTCTTGACGTTTTTgtctaaaaaaatttcctcctacgtgtttttatttttcgtaattttttgttgaGCTTTTTATCATAGTTTTTGATTTTAATCATTCGTGTTgataagaagaataaaaaattactataaaaaTGTGAACGATGTTGAAACgcgacactttagacaaaaaaagatagttgtttggtattttttcgtgtttagtgaacttttttttgtttttggtcataatttctTACGTTTAagactcctctcgtcgagatggataattaatccaaaaaatatgacatgaatttaacaaaaaacaatccgaaaagataaacaaaacccataaaacgaaaaagaaaaaaaaagttaagtagAATGGAGCGTTATTATATATTTTCTGTCTTAATCAAGATGCAAAAATAAGTAACTATTcggagagaaaataaataaataaaaataatcatcATCATTAATTATTAACAGCATCAATCAAGCATGAGGACTGCTATTCCCCCCCTTGACACACccacccccggccccacctccctttcccagattacccccctccccccctctctctctctctctctcccttttctttctttctttacggtttattcttttctttttttttccggtttggtttttttttttttcattttatttcattttctttctttccggtttgaatttttttttctctttaataatacgttcaagtctaattctagactttgtaaagtaattgagaaaaaaaaagtgtttcaattgattatgtttatcagactgtttttttttatcctttatagattaaaaaatataattacaaaaataagtgttccaattttcaatccgtttgaaccggtgcaaagtttttatttttctgatcatttcatcctaaatggtcataataaatttttggctctaaggcctttcaatggacaccctaagagagtcttgaaactaaataatgagtcttagggtgtttgttgaaaagtcttaaatcaaaaaattcattatgaccatttaaaataaaataataaaaaaaacgatatttgctctgatttaattgaattgagaataaaaacacttaattcttgaattatatttttaaatatacaaagggtgtatttatagaaattaaataaataagatata is a window encoding:
- the LOC131316315 gene encoding probable lysophospholipase BODYGUARD 3, which codes for MYVMGKSKSVLIVTGRAINEVLSFVIFSLLDVLDFILCYVYRVADFFIEAEWKPCYCSPAKEAITSSGNILVSEQGESKIVCLSSSRLQLEDISDTLFTRPSLVSEVSKSTVNELKRLKLEGTVIQSSWEKIKRSGKVRSTFTVNSTIVEMLHGRIRGDQSHPVPRWSDCDCKTCTSWTSSSKETLFVLADGAKENKQEDVLFIHGFISSSAFWTETLFPNFSKSAKSKYRLFAIDLLGFGRSPKPTDSLYTLREHLEMIERSVLEPNKVKSFHIVAHSLGCILALALAVKYPGLVKSLTLLAPPYFPVPKGEQGTQYLMRKLAPRRVWPLIAFGASMAAWYEHISRTICFLICKNHRLWGFLTKLITRNRIRTYLVEGFCCHTHNAAWHTLHNILCGTAGKIDGYLDVVRNRLKCSVTIYHGRDDELIPVECSYNVKSRIPRAKVKVFEKKDHITIVVGRQEDFARELEEIWKTSSL